Proteins from one Flavobacterium branchiarum genomic window:
- a CDS encoding BlaI/MecI/CopY family transcriptional regulator encodes MQKLTNKEEEIMHILWKLNKAFVKEIQAEITEDQPHYNTLSTIVRNLEEKGFVAHTPFGNTHQYYPVVTLKDYSKRFMNTAIDNYFNSSYKNMVSFFAKEEKISADELREILDMIENKK; translated from the coding sequence ATGCAAAAGTTAACCAATAAAGAAGAAGAGATAATGCACATTTTATGGAAGCTAAACAAAGCTTTTGTAAAAGAAATCCAAGCTGAGATTACGGAGGATCAGCCGCATTACAATACACTTTCGACCATTGTGCGAAACTTGGAAGAAAAAGGTTTTGTGGCACATACTCCTTTTGGAAATACCCATCAATATTACCCAGTTGTAACTTTAAAGGATTACAGCAAGCGTTTCATGAATACAGCAATTGATAACTACTTCAATAGTTCATACAAAAATATGGTCTCCTTTTTTGCTAAAGAAGAAAAAATATCTGCCGATGAATTACGTGAAATACTGGATATGATCGAAAACAAAAAATAA
- a CDS encoding M56 family metallopeptidase, translating to MEAIFIYIFKTSGLITLFYLAYYFLLRKETFFNGNRWFLLSGLITSIILPLVIYTKTVWVAPASVSNNVNYQTYTPQINTDVAFNIDWNLTLIAIYCIGFLILLIKFAVDFYSLNSVIKGKKTHQQADFKFIDTKESIAPFSYFDYIVYNSSLYTPLELESIIEHEKVHSEQNHTLDVLIARGFCILFWFNPIVWFYKKAIMQNLEFIADAEASQKISDKKAYQYTLLKITTHENCVAITNHFYQSLIKKRIVMLNKNQSKKRNSWKFYLVIPALVAFVLLFQIEVIAKEKEATKPESVKEVPQGVAKEKIASMDVYKIKKNTTDKELKAMAETMKQKHNIDAVFSDVSRNAQDQLTAIRVALKKGSELEKTFLINQTNAIKNCGIIVVTYDDNTKKVLFTTDDNIDKAKLSDDLKNESFTVNTKTNSKKNKNFTTTNSNTNETVSINIQSNDDKDNAVTSNTITESKTETKSGTTIKITNTNTGTSFKTTSFKEGSSKKLDQLIVVNGVIQSEKVTSEELNALDIKSMNVYKGAQAIAKYGSQGQNGVIEIETRK from the coding sequence ATGGAGGCAATTTTCATCTATATTTTTAAAACTAGCGGATTAATCACTTTGTTTTATTTAGCATACTACTTTTTATTACGAAAAGAAACTTTTTTTAATGGCAACAGATGGTTTTTATTATCGGGATTAATCACTTCGATAATATTGCCTCTTGTAATTTATACCAAAACTGTTTGGGTTGCTCCTGCTTCTGTTTCAAATAATGTTAATTATCAAACTTATACGCCTCAAATAAATACAGATGTTGCTTTTAACATTGATTGGAATCTTACTTTAATTGCAATTTATTGCATCGGGTTCTTAATTCTATTAATAAAATTTGCAGTCGATTTCTATAGCTTAAATTCAGTCATTAAAGGCAAAAAAACACATCAACAGGCTGATTTTAAATTCATAGACACAAAAGAAAGCATTGCTCCTTTCTCCTACTTTGATTACATCGTATACAACTCATCACTTTATACACCTTTAGAACTAGAAAGCATTATTGAACATGAAAAAGTACATAGTGAGCAAAATCATACTTTAGACGTTTTAATAGCAAGGGGCTTTTGCATACTATTTTGGTTCAATCCAATTGTTTGGTTTTATAAGAAAGCCATCATGCAAAATCTAGAATTCATCGCTGATGCTGAAGCTTCTCAAAAAATATCAGATAAAAAAGCTTATCAATACACGCTTTTAAAAATAACAACGCATGAAAACTGTGTTGCAATCACCAATCATTTTTATCAATCATTAATCAAAAAACGAATCGTCATGTTAAACAAAAATCAATCAAAAAAGAGAAATTCATGGAAGTTTTACCTAGTAATTCCAGCATTAGTAGCTTTTGTACTTTTATTTCAAATAGAAGTAATTGCTAAAGAAAAAGAAGCTACTAAACCAGAATCTGTTAAAGAAGTTCCTCAAGGAGTTGCCAAAGAAAAAATTGCATCAATGGATGTATATAAAATCAAGAAAAACACAACCGATAAGGAGTTAAAAGCGATGGCTGAAACTATGAAACAAAAACACAATATAGATGCTGTTTTTTCGGACGTAAGCCGTAACGCTCAAGATCAACTAACAGCTATTAGAGTAGCATTAAAAAAAGGTTCCGAATTAGAGAAAACATTTCTTATCAATCAAACTAATGCTATTAAAAACTGTGGAATCATTGTTGTGACTTATGATGATAATACTAAAAAAGTTCTTTTTACTACAGATGACAATATTGATAAAGCGAAACTATCTGATGATTTAAAAAATGAATCATTTACTGTAAACACAAAAACTAATTCTAAAAAGAATAAAAACTTTACTACTACAAATAGTAATACTAATGAAACTGTAAGCATCAACATTCAATCTAATGATGACAAAGATAATGCAGTTACTAGTAATACAATTACAGAGTCAAAGACTGAGACTAAATCAGGAACTACAATTAAAATAACAAACACTAATACAGGTACCAGTTTCAAAACAACTTCTTTTAAAGAGGGATCTTCAAAAAAATTAGATCAATTAATCGTAGTAAATGGTGTAATACAATCTGAAAAAGTAACTTCAGAAGAACTCAATGCACTTGATATTAAATCGATGAACGTATACAAAGGTGCTCAGGCAATAGCCAAATACGGGAGTCAAGGTCAAAATGGTGTAATTGAAATTGAAACAAGAAAATAA
- a CDS encoding DUF2911 domain-containing protein: MKKVLIALAIVIAPFVAEAQIKTPQSSPKAVVNQIVGLTDVEVTYSRPGARGRAVFGNLVPFGKLWRTGANENSIISFSDDVVIDGKTLKKGKYAIFTIPRIESWDVIFYSKTDNWGLPENWNDADVALKTTVKEEALNKAVQTFTIGINNLDFNSGTLDIAWENSSVSVKFDVPTDQIASESIKKVLAGPSSNDYFAAAQYTFQTKGGDIAKAREYVDKAIELSENKPFYFYRLKSLIQAKQGDKKGAIETAKISLAASEAAKNQDYVKMNKDSISEWSK; the protein is encoded by the coding sequence ATGAAAAAAGTACTTATTGCCTTAGCAATTGTTATTGCTCCATTTGTTGCAGAAGCACAAATAAAAACTCCTCAATCGAGTCCTAAAGCAGTTGTAAACCAGATTGTTGGTTTAACAGATGTAGAAGTTACTTACTCAAGACCAGGCGCTAGAGGTAGAGCTGTATTTGGAAACTTGGTTCCGTTTGGTAAATTATGGAGAACGGGTGCAAACGAAAATTCAATAATATCATTTAGCGATGATGTTGTAATTGATGGAAAAACATTGAAAAAAGGAAAATATGCAATCTTTACTATTCCAAGAATTGAAAGCTGGGATGTTATTTTCTATTCAAAAACAGACAACTGGGGATTGCCAGAAAATTGGAACGATGCTGATGTAGCTTTAAAAACTACTGTAAAAGAAGAAGCTTTAAATAAAGCAGTTCAAACTTTCACAATTGGAATTAATAATTTAGATTTCAATTCTGGAACTCTTGATATTGCTTGGGAAAACTCTTCTGTATCAGTAAAATTTGATGTTCCTACAGATCAAATTGCTTCAGAAAGTATCAAAAAAGTATTAGCAGGACCATCATCAAATGATTATTTTGCTGCTGCACAATACACTTTCCAAACAAAAGGTGGAGATATCGCTAAAGCAAGAGAATATGTTGACAAAGCTATTGAGTTAAGCGAAAACAAACCGTTCTACTTCTACAGACTTAAATCATTAATCCAAGCTAAACAAGGAGACAAGAAAGGAGCTATCGAAACTGCTAAAATTTCACTTGCTGCTTCTGAAGCTGCTAAAAATCAGGATTACGTAAAAATGAATAAAGACAGTATTTCTGAATGGAGTAAATAA
- a CDS encoding HAD family hydrolase, with product MIKTVIFDMDGVIVDTEPVHSYAYHKQFSELNIEVSDEIYTSFTGFSTRNTFQTLKNIFPTIEQDVEDLIQRKRTIFNDAFDTKEDLFLLDGVEDLIKDLYANGMQLILASSASKVTIERVFTRFNLHQYFTDIVSGEDFPQSKPNPAIFLHAASLSKAPKENCIIIEDSTNGVKAAKAAGIFCVGYNSEHSKMQDLSDADIVINHFNELNFDKIVKIKSSIR from the coding sequence ATGATTAAAACAGTAATTTTTGATATGGACGGTGTAATTGTAGATACAGAACCCGTTCATTCTTATGCTTACCATAAACAATTTTCAGAATTAAATATTGAGGTGTCCGATGAAATTTATACTTCGTTTACAGGGTTTTCGACACGAAATACTTTTCAAACGTTAAAGAATATTTTTCCAACGATAGAGCAAGACGTAGAAGATTTGATTCAGAGAAAAAGAACTATTTTTAATGATGCTTTTGATACCAAAGAAGATTTGTTCTTATTAGATGGTGTTGAGGATTTAATTAAAGATTTGTATGCTAATGGTATGCAATTAATTTTAGCTTCGTCGGCTTCAAAAGTAACTATAGAGCGTGTTTTTACACGTTTTAATTTACATCAGTATTTTACAGATATCGTAAGTGGAGAGGACTTTCCTCAATCAAAGCCAAATCCAGCTATATTTCTTCATGCAGCATCATTATCTAAAGCGCCAAAAGAAAATTGTATTATCATTGAAGATAGTACCAATGGCGTAAAAGCCGCAAAAGCTGCGGGAATATTTTGCGTGGGTTACAATAGCGAACATTCTAAAATGCAGGACTTATCAGATGCCGACATTGTTATTAATCATTTTAATGAATTGAACTTTGATAAAATAGTGAAGATTAAGTCTTCTATTAGGTAA
- a CDS encoding MDR family MFS transporter, with amino-acid sequence MFITAFQRYINNFRGFSREIWILTLVTFINRAGTMVLPFLSKYLKEDLQFTYNQVGWIMVSFGLGSMLGSWLGGKLSDKIGFYRIMVFSLFTSGVSLFFLQYLTSFWPLCFGIFAIMTIADMFRPAMYVSLGAYAKPENRTRALTLVRLAVNLGFAAGPALGGLIIMGIGYQGLFWVDGTSCIVSITIFALLVKEKKKPIHDSSHDSISEPKSVFKDKIFWIFLFMSFATAMIFFQLFTTLPLYHNEQFGLTEFQTGLLMTLNGLLIFSLEMPIVSYLERKAVQKIKIILYGSLLMASSFFLLLINFWAGILVFAMIIISIGEILAFPFSNAFALSRAPRGQEGRYMALYTMSFSLAHIVSSKVGFEFITQFGYQTNWFIMGCIGLTATICCFWVRNELQKENSIL; translated from the coding sequence ATGTTTATAACTGCCTTTCAACGATACATAAATAATTTTAGAGGATTTTCTAGAGAAATTTGGATACTTACACTTGTAACTTTTATTAATCGTGCCGGAACAATGGTTCTTCCTTTTTTATCCAAATATTTAAAAGAAGATCTTCAGTTTACGTACAACCAAGTGGGATGGATTATGGTTTCTTTCGGATTAGGCTCTATGTTAGGTTCTTGGCTTGGTGGTAAACTATCTGACAAAATAGGCTTTTACAGAATAATGGTTTTTAGCCTTTTTACCAGTGGAGTTTCCTTATTCTTTCTACAATATTTAACCTCTTTCTGGCCACTATGCTTTGGTATTTTTGCTATCATGACAATAGCCGATATGTTTCGTCCTGCAATGTATGTTTCGCTTGGCGCTTATGCAAAACCCGAAAACAGAACTCGTGCCTTAACATTGGTACGACTTGCTGTAAATCTTGGTTTTGCTGCAGGTCCTGCATTAGGAGGTTTGATTATTATGGGAATTGGATACCAAGGACTATTTTGGGTTGATGGAACTTCATGTATTGTTTCCATAACAATCTTTGCTTTATTAGTAAAAGAAAAGAAAAAACCAATTCATGATAGCAGCCACGATAGTATAAGCGAACCTAAGTCCGTATTTAAAGACAAAATATTCTGGATTTTCTTATTTATGAGCTTTGCTACTGCCATGATTTTCTTTCAATTATTTACTACTTTACCATTATATCACAATGAGCAATTTGGGTTGACGGAATTTCAAACTGGACTATTAATGACTCTAAATGGTCTTTTAATATTTTCATTAGAAATGCCTATTGTAAGTTATTTGGAGCGTAAGGCGGTTCAAAAAATAAAAATAATTCTTTATGGCTCTTTATTAATGGCTTCAAGTTTCTTTTTATTGCTAATTAATTTTTGGGCTGGAATACTTGTATTTGCAATGATTATAATCTCTATTGGAGAAATATTAGCTTTTCCTTTCTCTAATGCATTTGCATTAAGCAGAGCACCTCGTGGCCAAGAAGGAAGATACATGGCACTATACACAATGAGCTTTAGTTTGGCGCACATTGTTAGCTCTAAAGTAGGTTTTGAATTCATTACTCAATTTGGATATCAAACCAATTGGTTTATTATGGGATGCATAGGGTTAACCGCAACCATATGTTGTTTTTGGGTTCGCAATGAATTACAAAAAGAAAACAGCATTTTATAA
- a CDS encoding TatD family hydrolase, protein MKFFNFHTHQAANHPDILDLVNQYPNNFDESIAFYSIGIHPWYIVEERIEADLEVIDQKLATENCLAIGECGLDKRTEVSFELQVAVFERQLLLAEKHQKPVVIHCVAAFQEVIALKKKLNITVPMVIHGFSKNEQVAKQLLDNGFYISFGKYLVKNPNLEVVFKSIPNNRFFLETDTIEETIETVYALAAKYKNITIDELQELIWSNFKIVFNK, encoded by the coding sequence ATGAAATTTTTTAATTTCCATACACACCAAGCTGCAAATCATCCCGATATTCTGGATTTGGTTAATCAATACCCAAATAATTTTGATGAGAGTATTGCTTTTTACTCCATCGGAATTCATCCATGGTATATAGTTGAGGAGCGTATTGAAGCTGATTTGGAAGTTATTGATCAAAAACTAGCAACTGAAAATTGTTTGGCTATTGGCGAATGTGGTTTGGATAAACGAACTGAGGTTTCGTTTGAATTGCAAGTAGCAGTTTTTGAAAGACAATTATTGTTAGCTGAAAAGCATCAAAAGCCGGTCGTGATTCATTGCGTAGCGGCTTTTCAAGAAGTAATTGCTTTAAAGAAAAAACTAAACATTACTGTTCCCATGGTTATTCATGGTTTTTCTAAAAATGAGCAAGTGGCCAAGCAACTTTTGGATAATGGATTTTATATTTCTTTTGGAAAATATTTAGTCAAGAATCCAAATTTAGAAGTGGTCTTTAAAAGTATACCTAACAATCGATTTTTTCTAGAAACGGATACTATTGAAGAAACGATAGAAACAGTATATGCTTTAGCTGCAAAATATAAAAACATAACAATCGATGAATTACAAGAGTTAATCTGGAGTAATTTTAAAATTGTATTTAATAAATAA
- a CDS encoding BlaI/MecI/CopY family transcriptional regulator, giving the protein MQKLTNKEEEIMHILWKLNKAFVKEIQAEIKEDQPHYNTLSTIVRNLEEKGFVTHTPFGNTHQYYPVVTLKDYSKRFMNTAIDNYFNSSYKNMVSFFAKEEKISADELREILDMIENKKQ; this is encoded by the coding sequence ATGCAAAAGTTAACCAATAAAGAAGAAGAGATAATGCACATTTTATGGAAGCTAAATAAAGCTTTTGTAAAAGAAATCCAAGCCGAGATTAAGGAGGATCAACCGCATTATAACACGCTCTCGACCATTGTGAGAAACTTGGAAGAAAAAGGTTTTGTAACACATACTCCTTTTGGAAATACCCATCAATATTACCCAGTTGTAACTTTAAAGGATTACAGCAAGCGTTTTATGAATACAGCAATTGATAATTACTTCAATAGTTCATACAAAAATATGGTCTCCTTTTTTGCTAAAGAAGAAAAAATATCTGCCGATGAACTACGCGAAATTCTGGATATGATCGAAAATAAAAAACAATAA
- a CDS encoding M56 family metallopeptidase, whose amino-acid sequence MEAIFIYIFKTSGLITLFYVAYYFLLRKETFFTSNRWFLLSGLITSIVLPFVVYTKIIWIASTTPTNFTTPINVIQTIPVAQNWIDTHLNLCLVIVYVSIITLLLIKFAFDFYSLKKVIQGQNIQNQSDFKFVDVSENIAPFSFFNYIVYNSSLYNSTELENILEHEKIHSEQNHTTDVLIARIFCIVFWFNPIVWLYKKAILQNLEFIADAEALKKIADKKAYQYTLLKITTHENCVAITNHFYQSLIKKRIVMLNKNQSKKKNYWKYAFILPLLGIFMFLFQIKVVAQEKEPTEDAIANLNTDPENVYVYKVKKSTTNKELDEIAKKLKEQHDVIIAFSKVQRNSNQELTGIKVDIKKKNGKSQIMQINGNEVIKPFGVVVTKNNDGTETVNLHTGEKNYQPVAMGGNQKGNKNYDTDDNYLVPPTPPTPPNAPDFPSGPMPVANVDVSKMPKPPVHPFDINDTKAMKKFNKQMEEFNKKMEDFQPDMSGYEKEVEAVMAKREAIFEKEMAKYDIAMKEFDLEMKDFDREMKKFNVDMEKFNKEMQQHDKEMKQLDKEMQNFNKSK is encoded by the coding sequence ATGGAGGCAATTTTTATCTATATTTTTAAAACTAGCGGATTAATCACTTTGTTTTATGTGGCATATTATTTTTTACTAAGAAAAGAAACATTCTTTACTAGTAATAGATGGTTTTTATTATCGGGACTAATTACTTCGATCGTATTACCTTTTGTAGTCTATACCAAGATAATTTGGATTGCCTCTACAACACCAACTAATTTTACAACACCAATAAATGTAATTCAAACAATTCCGGTAGCGCAAAATTGGATTGATACACATTTAAATTTGTGTTTAGTTATAGTATACGTTTCAATCATCACTTTGCTATTAATAAAATTCGCTTTCGATTTTTATAGTTTAAAAAAGGTAATTCAAGGTCAAAACATTCAAAATCAATCTGATTTTAAGTTTGTCGATGTTTCAGAAAACATTGCTCCATTTTCATTCTTTAATTACATCGTGTACAACTCATCACTGTACAATTCTACTGAACTGGAAAACATTCTTGAACATGAAAAAATTCACAGCGAACAAAATCACACCACAGATGTGTTGATTGCAAGGATATTCTGCATTGTATTTTGGTTTAACCCAATTGTTTGGTTATACAAAAAAGCTATACTACAAAATCTGGAATTTATCGCCGATGCCGAAGCCTTAAAAAAAATAGCTGATAAAAAGGCTTATCAATACACACTTTTAAAAATAACAACACATGAAAATTGTGTTGCAATCACCAATCATTTTTATCAATCATTAATCAAAAAACGAATCGTCATGTTAAACAAAAATCAATCAAAAAAGAAAAATTACTGGAAGTACGCTTTTATTCTTCCACTATTAGGAATATTTATGTTCCTATTCCAAATTAAAGTTGTCGCGCAAGAAAAAGAACCAACAGAAGATGCTATTGCAAATCTAAACACAGACCCTGAAAATGTATATGTTTACAAAGTTAAAAAAAGCACAACCAACAAAGAATTAGATGAAATTGCGAAAAAACTTAAAGAGCAACATGATGTAATAATTGCATTTTCTAAAGTACAAAGAAATTCTAACCAGGAGTTAACTGGAATTAAAGTTGACATAAAAAAGAAAAATGGAAAGTCACAAATAATGCAAATTAATGGTAATGAAGTAATAAAACCTTTTGGTGTTGTTGTAACAAAAAACAATGATGGTACCGAAACTGTAAATTTGCATACTGGTGAAAAAAACTATCAACCAGTTGCCATGGGTGGAAATCAAAAGGGAAACAAAAATTATGATACGGATGATAATTACCTAGTACCTCCTACACCTCCAACTCCTCCTAATGCTCCAGATTTCCCTAGTGGACCAATGCCAGTTGCTAATGTTGACGTATCAAAAATGCCAAAACCACCAGTACATCCATTTGATATAAATGATACAAAAGCGATGAAAAAGTTCAACAAACAAATGGAAGAATTCAACAAAAAGATGGAAGATTTTCAACCAGATATGTCTGGTTATGAAAAAGAAGTCGAAGCAGTAATGGCTAAACGTGAAGCTATTTTCGAAAAAGAAATGGCCAAATACGACATTGCTATGAAAGAATTTGATTTAGAAATGAAGGATTTTGATCGAGAAATGAAAAAATTCAATGTCGACATGGAGAAATTCAACAAGGAAATGCAACAACATGACAAAGAAATGAAACAACTTGATAAAGAAATGCAAAACTTTAATAAATCAAAATAA
- a CDS encoding DUF1684 domain-containing protein: protein MKNLILFLALLALNSGFAQEKLNNTDAENFQKTINGEYADAKTSPLLAEDLKTFKTLDFYPINEKYSVVAKFVKAKKEKAFEMKTSTDRKPMYIKYGTVYFTIDGVDSQLNVYRNIDLTKKAEYKDHLFLPFSDLTSGKETYIGGRYIDLKTPKGKTITIDFNQAYNPYCAYNHKYSCPIVPLENDLNVAVEAGVKKFHD from the coding sequence ATGAAAAACCTAATTCTGTTTTTAGCACTTTTAGCATTAAATTCTGGGTTTGCCCAAGAGAAATTAAATAATACTGATGCCGAAAATTTTCAAAAGACAATTAATGGCGAATATGCAGATGCAAAAACGAGTCCGCTATTAGCCGAAGATTTAAAAACATTCAAGACATTAGATTTTTATCCGATAAACGAAAAATACTCGGTTGTAGCAAAATTTGTGAAAGCTAAAAAAGAAAAAGCTTTTGAGATGAAAACGTCTACGGATAGAAAACCAATGTATATAAAATATGGTACTGTCTATTTTACGATTGATGGGGTTGATTCGCAATTGAATGTTTACAGAAACATCGATCTTACTAAGAAGGCCGAATACAAAGACCATTTATTTCTTCCTTTTTCAGATTTAACTTCTGGTAAAGAGACATATATAGGTGGAAGATATATTGATTTAAAAACACCAAAAGGAAAGACTATAACCATCGATTTTAATCAGGCCTATAATCCATATTGTGCTTATAATCATAAATATTCTTGTCCAATTGTACCTTTGGAAAATGACTTGAATGTTGCTGTTGAGGCTGGTGTTAAAAAGTTTCATGACTAA
- a CDS encoding sodium:solute symporter, translating to MQLFDWVILIVTLLFIVGYGSWKTKGSKNVEEFILGNNETPWYTVGLSVMATQASAITFLSTPGQAYHDGMGFVQFYFGLPIAMIVICVTFIPLYHKFKVFTAYEFLEKRFDLKTRSLAAILFLVQRGLGTGLTIYAPAIILSALLGWNLTVMNVMIGLLVIIYTFSGGTKAVNVTQKQQMFVIMSGMFITFFLILHYLPNDMTFTNAMHIAGANDKMNIVDFSFNPEEKYTFWSGITGGFFLALAYFGTDQSQVGRYLSGRSVKESQMGLIMNGLLKVPMQFFILLTGIMVFVFFQFNPVPLNFNPNNKAIIEKSAYKDEYKSLEKKLNVLSEDKKVINLLYIDQLNQDYDNPILRKELVTLSNKERELREKAKEIIMKADSNSETNDKDYVFFHFILNYLPKGLIGLLLAVILSAAMSSTASGLNALASTTAIDIYKRNLKSQKSDKHYLYATKFFTLFWGIIAILFACIGTLFENLIQLVNIIGSIFYGTVLGIFLVGFYIRRVQSKAVFYSALISQITIFIIFYYAIWIYPSGQEKLGYLWLNFIGAMLTIFLSMLMQFTIFRKQKAIVLD from the coding sequence ATGCAACTATTTGATTGGGTTATACTCATCGTCACACTTTTATTTATTGTTGGTTACGGCTCATGGAAAACCAAAGGCAGTAAGAATGTCGAAGAATTTATTTTAGGAAATAACGAAACTCCTTGGTACACTGTTGGGCTATCGGTAATGGCCACACAAGCAAGTGCTATTACATTTTTATCAACTCCAGGTCAAGCCTATCACGACGGAATGGGGTTTGTGCAGTTCTATTTTGGATTGCCAATTGCCATGATCGTTATTTGCGTTACCTTCATACCATTATATCATAAATTCAAAGTATTTACTGCTTATGAATTTCTAGAAAAACGATTCGATTTAAAAACACGTTCATTAGCTGCGATTCTATTCTTGGTTCAAAGAGGTTTAGGAACAGGATTAACCATTTATGCCCCTGCAATTATACTTTCGGCACTACTAGGATGGAACCTGACTGTAATGAATGTAATGATCGGTTTACTGGTAATTATTTATACATTCTCTGGTGGTACAAAAGCGGTGAATGTCACGCAAAAACAACAAATGTTTGTCATCATGTCGGGAATGTTTATTACCTTTTTCTTGATACTACATTACTTACCAAATGATATGACTTTTACAAATGCGATGCATATAGCGGGAGCAAATGATAAAATGAATATTGTAGACTTTTCATTTAATCCTGAAGAAAAATACACTTTTTGGAGCGGAATAACTGGTGGATTCTTTCTTGCCCTTGCTTATTTTGGAACTGACCAATCACAAGTAGGTCGCTATTTATCTGGTAGATCGGTTAAGGAAAGCCAAATGGGATTAATCATGAACGGACTTTTAAAAGTTCCGATGCAATTTTTCATTCTACTTACAGGAATAATGGTTTTTGTTTTTTTTCAGTTTAACCCAGTTCCTTTAAACTTTAATCCGAACAATAAAGCTATAATTGAAAAATCGGCATATAAAGACGAATACAAATCTTTAGAAAAAAAGCTAAACGTGCTATCCGAAGACAAAAAAGTAATCAACTTATTATATATCGATCAATTAAATCAAGATTATGATAATCCGATTCTACGAAAAGAATTAGTAACATTATCAAATAAAGAAAGAGAGTTACGCGAGAAAGCCAAAGAAATAATCATGAAAGCCGATAGTAATAGTGAAACAAATGATAAGGATTATGTATTCTTTCATTTTATTCTAAATTATTTACCCAAGGGCTTAATAGGTTTGTTATTGGCTGTAATCCTTTCGGCCGCAATGTCATCTACTGCTTCGGGACTTAATGCATTGGCATCAACAACTGCCATTGATATTTATAAACGTAATCTTAAAAGTCAAAAATCAGACAAACACTATCTCTATGCAACTAAATTTTTTACTTTATTCTGGGGAATAATAGCGATTCTTTTTGCTTGTATAGGAACCTTATTCGAAAACCTCATACAACTTGTAAACATTATTGGATCAATATTTTACGGTACTGTTTTAGGAATATTTTTGGTTGGTTTTTACATCAGACGCGTACAATCAAAAGCGGTGTTCTATAGCGCTCTTATTAGCCAAATTACCATTTTTATAATTTTTTATTATGCTATTTGGATTTATCCAAGTGGCCAAGAGAAACTAGGTTATTTATGGCTTAACTTTATCGGTGCCATGCTAACCATTTTCTTATCCATGCTTATGCAATTTACTATCTTTAGAAAACAAAAAGCAATAGTATTAGATTAA
- a CDS encoding tRNA threonylcarbamoyladenosine dehydratase, whose translation MAEWTERAELLFKKEGLDNLKNSHVLVVGLGGVGSFAAEFLARAGVGTMTIVDGDVVDITNINRQLPALHSTVGQPKVTVVGDRLMDINPELKLIRVQEFLSPERAFEIVTEEFDYVLDCIDSVTPKLNLIIAAKRKHVKIISSMGAGGKMEASKVKVTDISNTVNCYFAKTIRKRLKEVKIDKLKVVFSSEIQDESSLKMTDGSNFKKSFYGTNSYMPGLFGLYTAETVIRYLLKK comes from the coding sequence ATGGCAGAGTGGACTGAAAGAGCCGAATTATTATTTAAAAAAGAAGGATTAGATAATCTTAAAAATTCACACGTTCTTGTTGTTGGATTAGGCGGAGTGGGATCGTTTGCTGCAGAGTTTTTAGCCAGAGCTGGAGTAGGGACAATGACTATTGTAGATGGAGATGTAGTAGATATTACCAATATAAACAGACAATTACCAGCTTTACACTCAACTGTAGGGCAACCTAAAGTTACTGTCGTAGGAGATCGTTTAATGGATATTAATCCAGAATTAAAATTAATCAGAGTTCAGGAGTTTCTTTCGCCAGAGCGCGCTTTCGAAATTGTTACCGAAGAATTTGATTATGTTTTGGATTGTATTGATAGCGTTACTCCAAAATTAAATTTGATTATTGCCGCTAAACGCAAGCATGTAAAAATAATTAGTAGCATGGGAGCAGGTGGAAAAATGGAAGCTTCGAAAGTAAAAGTTACCGATATTTCTAATACTGTAAATTGTTATTTTGCTAAAACAATTCGAAAAAGATTAAAAGAGGTTAAAATTGATAAATTAAAAGTAGTTTTTTCTTCAGAAATTCAAGATGAATCAAGTTTAAAAATGACAGATGGATCTAATTTTAAAAAATCGTTTTACGGTACCAATAGCTATATGCCTGGATTATTTGGTTTATATACTGCCGAAACCGTTATTAGATATTTGCTTAAGAAGTAG